In Polyodon spathula isolate WHYD16114869_AA chromosome 56, ASM1765450v1, whole genome shotgun sequence, the following are encoded in one genomic region:
- the LOC121307493 gene encoding beta-1,3-galactosyltransferase 9-like, whose product MQLTFCRLRTHQWCFLLFNVLLFHALLFGGDFVEEYLLQSSPGTYTDVKVLELRERARKLDMTTVKSNASKYYTISSPDACSGQDIFLLSMIFSKPDNASRRDEIRKTWANITNVKGFSILTLFVLGASDSKATQATVMDESERHGDIIQGKFTDSYNNLPNKTILAMQWTVTFCPIARFILKSDETMFANYVSLVEYLLSLRRHPEDLYIGRVIHHEMPNRDPQSKDFVPVSQYSEKYYPDYCTGAAFVISQDVARKIYVASTAMKIPVPHDVFVGICAKKAGIAPTHSSRFSGEKHIRYNNCCYKFIFTSLEMKPEELSMIWKDINDGKSCTLFETYYGLVSCKALTYLDKISFFSTGTLKEGEAQP is encoded by the exons ATGCAA CTGACATTCTGCAGGCTGCGCACACACCAGTGGTGCTTCCTTCTCTTCAACGTCCTCCTCTTCCATGCCTTACTCTTTGGTGGCGATTTTGTTGAAGAATATCTTCTTCAGTCCTCCCCGGGCACATACACCGATGTTAAAGTGCTAGAGCTTCGTGAAAGAGCTAGAAAGCTGGATATGACCACCGTGAAGAGCAATGCTTCCAAATACTACACTATCAGCAGCCCTGATGCCTGCTCAGGCCAAGACATCTTTTTGTTATCGATGATCTTCAGTAAACCGGATAACGCATCCCGAAGGGATGAGATCAGGAAAACATGGGCCAACATCACCAACGTCAAGGGCTTTTCAATCCTCACTTTATTCGTTCTGGGTGCTTCTGATTCTAAAGCCACCCAAGCTACTGTCATGGACGAATCTGAAAGACATGGAGATATCATCCAAGGGAAATTCACTGATTCTTACAATAACCTACCCAACAAGACCATTCTAGCTATGCAGTGGACTGTAACCTTCTGTCCCATTGCCCGCTTTATTCTAAAAAGTGACGAGACTATGTTTGCCAACTATGTAAGCTTGGTGGAGTATTTACTGAGCTTAAGAAGACACCCTGAGGATCTCTACATTGGAAGGGTAATCCATCACGAAATGCCCAACCGGGACCCTCAAAGCAAAGATTTTGTACCAGTCAGCCAGTACTCAGAAAAGTATTATCCCGATTACTGCACAGGTGCAGCCTTTGTTATTTCCCAAGATGTAGCACGAAAAATATATGTAGCTTCCACAGCGATGAAGATACCAGTTCCTCATGATGTATTTGTTGGAATCTGTGCTAAAAAAGCAGGCATTGCTCCAACTCACAGCTCCCGGTTCTCTGGGGAAAAGCACATCAGATACAATAACTGCTGCTATAAGTTTATCTTCACATCTTTGGAAATGAAACCTGAAGAGCTGTCAATGATTTGGAAGGACATAAATGATGGGAAAAGTTGCACGCTGTTTGAAACTTACTACGGGCTTGTTTCTTGTAAAGCATTAACCTACTTGGATAAGATTTCTTTCTTTAGTACAGGCACTTTAAAGGAAGGGGAGGCTCAGCCATAA